A region from the Pseudomonas promysalinigenes genome encodes:
- the ftrA gene encoding transcriptional regulator FtrA yields MSEMPGLVATLAYEGLCTFEFGIAVEIFGLRRPELDIPWYQHQVVAVDDGPMHAAGGVRISADAGLEGLARAQTIIVPGWRSRHEAPPAALLDALRAAHARGARLLSICSGVFVLAATGLLDGRRATTHWQFAHELASRFPHIEVDPNVLYVDAGQLITSAGSAAGIDACLHLVARDHGTHVANTVARRLVMAPQRTGGQAQFIPMPIMKAPRNELSRVLQWARENLEQPISICQMAEKMAMSERTFLRRFKETTGLAPKAWLQQERISRARELLESTAGNTNDIAEACGFTSTESFRVAFRTTVGIAPSSYRKHFGASPALHEAKSWRAQC; encoded by the coding sequence ATGAGCGAGATGCCAGGGCTGGTCGCCACGTTGGCCTACGAAGGGCTGTGCACCTTTGAATTTGGGATCGCCGTCGAGATCTTCGGCCTGCGCCGCCCGGAGTTGGACATCCCTTGGTATCAACACCAAGTGGTCGCGGTCGATGATGGGCCCATGCATGCCGCAGGCGGCGTGCGTATCAGCGCAGACGCTGGGCTCGAGGGCCTGGCCAGGGCGCAGACCATCATCGTGCCGGGCTGGCGTAGCCGCCACGAAGCACCGCCCGCTGCCCTGCTCGACGCACTGCGCGCAGCCCATGCTCGCGGTGCCCGGCTGCTGTCGATCTGCTCCGGTGTATTCGTACTCGCCGCCACAGGCCTGCTCGACGGCAGGCGCGCCACTACCCATTGGCAGTTCGCCCATGAGCTGGCATCGCGCTTTCCGCATATCGAGGTCGACCCTAACGTGCTGTATGTCGACGCCGGCCAACTGATTACCTCAGCTGGCAGCGCAGCCGGTATCGACGCCTGCCTGCACCTGGTGGCGCGCGATCATGGCACCCACGTCGCCAACACCGTGGCCAGGCGCCTGGTGATGGCGCCGCAGCGCACCGGCGGCCAGGCTCAGTTCATTCCGATGCCGATCATGAAAGCGCCGCGCAACGAGCTGAGCCGGGTATTGCAATGGGCGCGGGAAAACCTGGAGCAGCCGATCAGCATCTGCCAGATGGCCGAGAAAATGGCCATGAGCGAACGTACCTTCCTGCGCCGCTTCAAGGAAACCACTGGCCTTGCCCCCAAAGCATGGCTGCAGCAAGAGCGCATCAGCCGCGCCCGGGAGTTGCTTGAAAGCACCGCTGGCAATACCAACGATATCGCCGAAGCCTGCGGCTTCACTTCGACGGAAAGCTTCCGCGTAGCCTTCCGCACCACGGTCGGCATTGCCCCTTCGAGTTATCGCAAACATTTCGGGGCAAGCCCTGCCCTGCATGAAGCCAAGAGCTGGCGCGCCCAGTGCTGA
- a CDS encoding cation:proton antiporter, with product MMLMTLLFVVAMAKACGYLLHRIGQPQVVGEMIAGFLIGPVVLGQLFPGLQAALFDPDDTAQLRALSEFGLLLFMFVIGAEFRFPAGERLGGVKASVVGVFSIALPFLLGTALAPWLYARFAPPSVSLLAFTLFIGTVCSVTAFPVLARILKEHGLLASQEGAVAMLAAAMSDVGAWLLLALVAMVHSNDGNLPLLAARVAGLLVLVAFSLLVLRPALARWLAGCSGYGQPQVLLGLLAGVMVYGSLTHWLQVHAVFGAFLFGLCLPRDEHLLQMIIERLEHLALMVFMPCFFALAGLSTAPGAFAETGLGALALVLLVAVVGKVAGSALGARLVRYPWRTSLRIGVLMNTRGLMELVVLKIGLDLGLISAQLFTLLIVMTIVTTLMTGPLLTLLSRRQPALLALQQP from the coding sequence ATGATGTTGATGACGCTACTGTTCGTGGTGGCCATGGCCAAAGCCTGTGGCTACCTGTTGCACCGGATTGGGCAGCCGCAGGTGGTGGGAGAGATGATCGCCGGTTTCCTGATTGGCCCGGTGGTACTTGGGCAGTTGTTCCCAGGCCTGCAGGCCGCATTGTTCGACCCGGATGACACCGCGCAGCTCAGGGCTTTGAGTGAGTTCGGGTTGCTGCTGTTCATGTTCGTCATCGGCGCAGAATTCCGGTTCCCTGCTGGCGAGCGCCTGGGCGGCGTCAAGGCCTCGGTGGTGGGTGTGTTCAGTATCGCGCTGCCGTTTCTGCTGGGGACCGCGCTGGCGCCATGGTTGTACGCCCGCTTCGCGCCGCCCAGCGTGTCGCTGCTGGCATTTACCTTGTTCATCGGCACGGTGTGCTCGGTCACTGCCTTCCCCGTGCTGGCGCGTATCCTCAAAGAGCACGGCCTGCTGGCTTCGCAAGAGGGCGCAGTGGCCATGCTTGCCGCGGCCATGAGCGATGTCGGCGCCTGGTTACTGCTGGCGTTGGTGGCCATGGTCCACAGCAACGACGGCAACCTGCCGCTGCTGGCGGCACGGGTCGCTGGCCTGCTGGTTCTGGTGGCGTTCTCGCTGCTGGTGCTGCGCCCGGCACTGGCGCGTTGGCTGGCCGGTTGCAGTGGATACGGGCAACCCCAGGTGCTGTTGGGGCTGCTGGCCGGGGTCATGGTCTATGGCAGCCTGACCCACTGGCTGCAGGTACATGCGGTATTCGGCGCGTTTCTGTTCGGGCTGTGCCTGCCGCGTGACGAACATTTGTTGCAGATGATCATCGAGCGCCTGGAACACCTGGCCCTGATGGTGTTCATGCCCTGCTTCTTCGCCCTGGCGGGCCTGAGCACCGCCCCGGGTGCGTTCGCTGAAACTGGCTTGGGCGCACTGGCCTTGGTGCTGCTGGTGGCAGTGGTCGGCAAAGTCGCCGGTAGTGCCCTGGGCGCGCGTCTGGTGCGTTACCCCTGGCGCACGTCGCTGCGCATCGGTGTGTTGATGAATACCCGTGGCCTGATGGAACTGGTGGTGCTCAAGATCGGCCTGGACCTGGGCCTGATCAGCGCCCAGCTGTTCACCCTGCTGATCGTCATGACCATCGTCACCACACTGATGACCGGCCCATTGCTGACGCTGCTCAGTCGTCGCCAGCCGGCACTGCTGGCACTGCAGCAACCCTGA
- a CDS encoding HalD/BesD family halogenase, with the protein MDALEQQLSQHFDTILADETRMKQIRNAFRRNGYFNFKDFTFLPRGLLEDVHGEVHQLLDDHSVRRDVTVASTGNTYRKMYNVNQPEIKSSGNLIPAIYESPAVQRFLGNIAGDDLAACWEQEQYLITKLSHPGDTHGWHWGDYPYTLIWIIEAPEDPAIGGVLQCVPHSEWDKKDPQIWQYILNNDIKSYHHLKGDVYFLKSDTTLHHVVPIQQETTRIILNTCWASAHDRRTDVAHESIDVIWGTEHRGHDA; encoded by the coding sequence ATGGATGCACTGGAACAGCAACTGAGCCAACACTTCGACACCATCCTGGCCGATGAGACGCGGATGAAACAGATCCGCAACGCGTTCCGGCGCAACGGTTACTTCAACTTCAAGGACTTCACCTTCCTGCCTCGCGGCCTGCTGGAGGACGTGCACGGTGAGGTGCATCAGTTGCTCGATGACCACTCGGTACGTCGCGACGTGACCGTGGCTTCGACCGGCAACACCTACCGCAAGATGTACAACGTCAACCAGCCAGAGATCAAAAGCAGTGGCAACCTGATCCCGGCGATCTACGAATCGCCTGCGGTGCAGCGTTTTCTCGGCAATATCGCAGGTGATGACCTGGCGGCCTGCTGGGAGCAGGAGCAGTACCTAATCACCAAGCTCAGCCACCCAGGCGATACCCACGGCTGGCATTGGGGCGACTACCCGTACACCCTGATCTGGATCATCGAAGCGCCCGAGGACCCGGCCATCGGTGGCGTACTGCAGTGCGTGCCCCACAGCGAGTGGGACAAGAAAGACCCGCAGATCTGGCAGTACATCCTGAACAACGACATCAAGTCGTATCACCACCTCAAGGGTGATGTGTACTTCCTGAAATCCGACACCACGCTGCACCACGTGGTACCGATCCAGCAGGAAACCACGCGAATCATCCTCAACACCTGCTGGGCCAGTGCCCATGACCGGCGCACCGACGTAGCCCACGAGAGCATCGACGTGATCTGGGGCACCGAGCACCGCGGCCACGACGCCTGA
- a CDS encoding iron-containing redox enzyme family protein: MSISQETFQSDSAYVVRSGDVSLELELFMNEHIDSILKHRATEHPFLNTYAAEGLDAEQSKVLYLETLHYFKFLPFYVCGISTLTRDEAVLRAIAFNARDELGETHSHSDLYRKFLLDKGISAEEIDGYKCLPSTQALNDGICALYTTPPLQKALGGLFADEAMSASMVSKYNDGLIKEGMSAQQRFFWTLHMEVEVGHSNAVFNIMEKHLQTPEQRALFVEGIQQYLHLMEIYWDGIARKLGKGLPA; encoded by the coding sequence ATGTCCATCTCCCAGGAAACCTTCCAGTCCGATTCCGCCTACGTTGTGCGCAGCGGCGATGTTTCGCTCGAGCTCGAACTGTTCATGAACGAGCACATCGACAGCATCCTCAAGCACCGCGCCACCGAGCACCCGTTCCTCAATACCTATGCAGCCGAAGGCCTGGATGCCGAGCAGAGCAAGGTGCTCTATCTGGAAACGCTGCACTACTTCAAGTTTCTGCCGTTCTATGTCTGCGGTATCTCGACCCTGACCCGCGATGAAGCCGTGCTGCGCGCCATTGCCTTCAATGCCCGCGACGAGCTGGGCGAAACCCATTCGCACTCGGACCTGTACCGCAAGTTCCTGCTGGACAAGGGCATCAGCGCCGAGGAAATCGACGGCTACAAGTGCCTGCCCAGCACCCAGGCACTCAACGACGGCATCTGCGCGCTGTACACCACTCCGCCGCTGCAGAAGGCTTTGGGCGGCCTGTTCGCCGACGAGGCAATGTCCGCCTCGATGGTCAGCAAGTACAACGATGGTTTGATCAAGGAAGGCATGAGCGCCCAGCAGCGCTTCTTCTGGACCCTGCACATGGAGGTGGAAGTGGGCCACTCCAACGCCGTGTTCAACATCATGGAAAAGCACCTGCAGACCCCTGAGCAGCGTGCGCTGTTCGTCGAGGGTATCCAGCAGTACCTGCACCTGATGGAAATCTACTGGGACGGTATCGCCCGCAAGCTTGGCAAAGGGCTGCCGGCATGA
- the rarD gene encoding EamA family transporter RarD: MSADKDASAGAGIFYGLGATLLWGSYPLWYKPLGQLDAYHLLSWRIVFAELFLVALLVVSGRVGKLRATLPTIRAQHVLTVAAVLGLWWLMYIYGIMTGRVLEVAFGYFLSPIMSMAVSRLLFKERLSGLQVLAIGLAVIGVTLMAFELLNLRSFPWIALIIGSCYSFYGIFKKKVPGDPVVIQTLEIMALLPFAMVFLAYAGSQGLGHHFGLALGTDLLLAATGLITVLPLWWYSLAAKQLSMVTLGFLQFVPPICNFLLAAFVYGEHVSPLKLVAFLFIWVALGVFTWNSVRAQRAVVQQAGAKLRTA; encoded by the coding sequence ATGAGTGCAGACAAAGACGCCAGCGCAGGTGCCGGCATCTTCTATGGCTTGGGTGCGACCTTGCTGTGGGGGTCGTACCCACTGTGGTACAAGCCACTCGGCCAGCTCGATGCCTACCACCTGCTGTCGTGGCGGATCGTCTTCGCCGAGCTGTTCCTGGTCGCCCTGCTGGTGGTCAGCGGGCGGGTGGGCAAGCTGCGGGCAACCCTGCCGACCATCCGCGCCCAGCATGTGCTGACGGTCGCTGCGGTCCTGGGGTTGTGGTGGCTGATGTACATCTACGGGATCATGACTGGGCGTGTGCTGGAAGTAGCCTTCGGCTACTTCCTCAGCCCGATCATGAGCATGGCGGTGTCACGCCTGCTGTTCAAAGAGCGCCTGAGCGGGCTGCAAGTGCTGGCCATCGGCCTTGCCGTGATCGGGGTGACGCTGATGGCGTTCGAGCTGCTGAACCTGCGCTCGTTCCCATGGATCGCGCTGATCATCGGCTCATGCTACTCGTTCTACGGCATCTTCAAGAAGAAAGTGCCGGGTGACCCGGTGGTGATCCAGACCCTGGAGATCATGGCACTGTTGCCATTCGCCATGGTGTTCCTGGCTTACGCCGGCAGCCAGGGGCTGGGGCATCACTTTGGCCTGGCGCTGGGCACCGATCTGCTGCTGGCGGCAACGGGGCTGATTACGGTGCTGCCACTGTGGTGGTACAGCCTGGCGGCCAAACAGTTGTCCATGGTCACCCTGGGCTTCTTGCAGTTCGTACCACCGATCTGCAATTTCCTGCTGGCCGCATTCGTTTATGGGGAGCATGTCTCGCCGCTGAAACTGGTGGCGTTCCTGTTCATCTGGGTGGCGCTTGGCGTGTTCACCTGGAACTCGGTGCGGGCCCAGCGGGCAGTGGTGCAACAGGCGGGCGCGAAACTGCGCACGGCATGA
- a CDS encoding aspartate-semialdehyde dehydrogenase — translation MKRIAVVGCTGAVGLTMLELLGPTELEVLCMASPRSAGKLLQVGGRDYLIEPFSVEACATCDVVFLCVSGEFALKYGEQLAQSSVVIDNSSAFRYHPDVPLLVPPINGKSYKGEYLIANPNCSSAIALMVLGPLHQAFGLESAIISTYQAASGAGQPAMLELRERAGGFEDYGLDNGSENFAHNLAFNVIPQVDRFEDNLYTREEMKVVWELRKVLGEPRLAISTTAVRVPTLRSHAESLTLKFKQPIHSLEGVRRLLAEAPGVELVDDPAAGRYPMPMTSTYKHAVEVGRIRFNLIYGQYGLDLFISGDQLLRGAALNAFEIMQLVKR, via the coding sequence ATGAAAAGAATCGCAGTTGTCGGTTGTACCGGTGCCGTTGGCCTGACCATGCTTGAGCTGCTCGGCCCGACCGAGCTCGAGGTGCTCTGCATGGCCTCGCCGCGCTCTGCTGGCAAGCTTTTGCAGGTAGGCGGGCGGGACTACCTTATCGAGCCATTCTCGGTCGAGGCCTGCGCCACCTGCGATGTGGTGTTCCTGTGTGTTTCCGGGGAGTTCGCCCTCAAATACGGCGAACAGCTGGCACAGTCTTCGGTGGTGATCGACAACTCTTCGGCGTTCCGTTACCACCCGGATGTGCCATTGCTGGTGCCACCGATCAACGGCAAAAGCTACAAAGGCGAATACCTGATCGCCAACCCTAATTGCTCGTCGGCTATCGCCTTGATGGTGCTGGGCCCGCTGCACCAGGCGTTCGGCCTTGAAAGCGCGATCATTTCCACCTACCAGGCCGCCAGCGGTGCCGGGCAGCCGGCGATGCTGGAGCTGCGCGAGCGGGCGGGTGGTTTCGAGGACTATGGCCTGGACAACGGCAGCGAGAACTTCGCCCATAACCTGGCCTTCAACGTGATCCCGCAGGTCGACCGTTTCGAAGACAACCTCTACACCCGTGAGGAAATGAAGGTGGTGTGGGAGTTGCGCAAGGTACTTGGCGAGCCGCGCCTTGCCATCAGCACCACGGCGGTGAGGGTGCCGACCCTGCGCTCCCATGCCGAAAGCCTGACGCTCAAATTCAAGCAGCCTATTCACTCGCTGGAGGGGGTGCGGCGGCTGCTGGCCGAAGCGCCTGGGGTTGAACTGGTGGATGACCCGGCAGCCGGGCGCTACCCGATGCCGATGACCTCCACCTACAAACATGCAGTGGAGGTCGGGCGGATTCGCTTCAACCTCATCTACGGCCAGTACGGTCTGGACCTGTTCATCAGTGGTGACCAGCTGCTGCGCGGGGCGGCGTTGAACGCCTTCGAGATCATGCAGCTGGTGAAACGCTAA
- a CDS encoding acyltransferase, whose protein sequence is MRRLLIGLFTTTLLLLNTVVLICPLLVFALLKLVLPGRGRDYASWAVMWVAETWSEIDKAIFALCIPTQWDIRGVENLRRDTSYLAVSNHQSWVDIPALIESLNRRTPFFKFFLKKELIWVPLLGLAWWGLDYPFMKRYSKAFLEKHPHLKGKDLEITKAACELFKRQPVTVVNYLEGTRFSQAKHCEQQSPYRHLLKPKAGGVAFVLAALGEQLDALLDVTIVYPGEQAPGFWALLNGSISRVIIDINVRELDPALWAGDYENDPAFRQTVQDWVNQLWLEKDQRIEALRAEMR, encoded by the coding sequence ATGCGTCGCCTGCTAATCGGCCTGTTCACCACCACCCTGCTGCTGCTCAACACCGTGGTATTGATTTGCCCGCTGCTGGTCTTCGCCCTGCTCAAGCTGGTGCTGCCCGGCCGTGGTCGCGACTATGCGTCCTGGGCGGTCATGTGGGTGGCTGAAACCTGGTCAGAAATCGACAAAGCCATTTTCGCGTTGTGCATCCCCACGCAATGGGACATCCGCGGCGTCGAGAACCTGCGCAGAGACACCTCATACCTGGCGGTGAGCAACCACCAAAGCTGGGTCGATATCCCGGCGCTGATCGAAAGCCTCAACCGCCGCACACCGTTCTTCAAGTTCTTCCTGAAGAAAGAACTGATCTGGGTGCCGCTGCTGGGCCTGGCCTGGTGGGGGTTGGATTACCCATTCATGAAGCGCTACAGCAAGGCGTTTCTGGAGAAACACCCGCACCTCAAAGGCAAGGACCTGGAAATCACCAAGGCTGCCTGCGAGCTGTTCAAGCGCCAGCCGGTGACCGTGGTCAACTACCTCGAAGGCACGCGTTTCAGCCAAGCCAAGCACTGCGAGCAGCAGTCGCCCTACCGCCACCTGCTCAAACCCAAAGCCGGCGGGGTGGCCTTCGTGCTGGCCGCGCTGGGCGAGCAACTGGATGCATTGCTGGATGTCACCATCGTCTACCCCGGCGAGCAGGCGCCGGGCTTCTGGGCTTTGCTCAATGGCAGCATCAGCCGGGTGATCATCGACATCAACGTGCGTGAGCTGGACCCAGCCTTGTGGGCCGGAGACTACGAAAACGATCCCGCCTTCCGTCAGACCGTGCAGGACTGGGTCAACCAGCTGTGGCTGGAGAAGGACCAGCGCATCGAGGCTTTACGCGCCGAGATGCGCTGA
- a CDS encoding ATP-dependent zinc protease family protein — protein sequence MKSLLALLSLVALPVMAADPTLYGRYENIALPELGQTLKAKMDTGAYTASLSAKDIERFTRDGEDWVRFRLATKDSDGKVYEHKVSRISKIKGRADEEDEGDVPELSKRPVVDLELCLGDVKRTVEVNLVDRSNFNYPLLIGAKALREFKAAVNPAKRFTAGKPDC from the coding sequence GTGAAATCTTTGCTTGCCCTGCTGTCGTTGGTGGCGCTACCGGTCATGGCCGCTGACCCGACGCTATACGGCCGTTACGAGAACATCGCCCTGCCTGAACTGGGGCAGACCCTCAAAGCCAAGATGGACACCGGTGCCTATACCGCGTCGCTGTCTGCCAAGGACATCGAGCGCTTCACCCGCGATGGCGAGGATTGGGTGCGGTTCCGCTTGGCCACCAAGGATTCGGACGGCAAGGTGTACGAGCACAAGGTTTCGCGCATCAGCAAAATCAAGGGCCGCGCCGATGAAGAGGACGAGGGCGATGTGCCTGAGCTGTCCAAGCGCCCGGTGGTAGACCTCGAGCTATGCCTGGGGGATGTGAAGCGCACTGTTGAGGTCAACTTGGTGGACCGCAGCAATTTCAACTATCCGCTGCTGATAGGGGCCAAGGCCCTGCGCGAGTTCAAGGCGGCGGTGAACCCAGCCAAGCGGTTCACCGCTGGCAAGCCGGACTGCTGA
- a CDS encoding glutathione S-transferase N-terminal domain-containing protein — protein MSTMTLFHSPLSPFVRKVMVVLHETGQLQRVTLQPVNITPVNGDEQLNQGNPIGKIPALRLEDGTVLHDSRVICEYLDLQHVGPALLPREGAARWRRMTLASQADAIMDAAVASRYESVLRPEEKRWDGWLNAQADKIRRSLANLEQEHLAQLASGFDLAAIGVACALGYLDLRQPQFGWRERQPGLAAWYAEVSQRPSMVATAPSA, from the coding sequence ATGAGCACGATGACCCTGTTCCACTCGCCGCTGTCGCCATTCGTACGCAAGGTGATGGTGGTGCTGCACGAGACCGGCCAACTGCAGCGGGTGACCCTGCAGCCGGTGAACATCACGCCGGTCAATGGTGACGAGCAGCTCAACCAGGGCAACCCGATCGGCAAGATTCCGGCCCTGCGCCTGGAGGACGGCACCGTGCTGCACGACAGCCGGGTGATTTGCGAGTACCTCGACCTGCAGCATGTTGGCCCAGCCCTGCTGCCACGCGAGGGTGCGGCACGCTGGCGGCGCATGACCCTGGCCTCCCAAGCCGATGCGATCATGGATGCAGCGGTCGCATCGCGTTACGAGAGCGTTCTACGCCCCGAAGAGAAACGCTGGGACGGCTGGTTGAACGCCCAGGCCGACAAGATCCGGCGCAGCCTGGCCAACCTCGAACAGGAGCATTTGGCCCAGCTTGCATCGGGGTTCGACTTGGCGGCGATTGGCGTGGCCTGTGCGTTGGGCTACCTGGACCTGCGTCAGCCGCAGTTTGGCTGGCGTGAGCGCCAGCCTGGCCTGGCGGCATGGTATGCCGAGGTCAGCCAGCGCCCATCGATGGTCGCCACAGCCCCATCAGCTTGA
- the msrA gene encoding peptide-methionine (S)-S-oxide reductase MsrA translates to MVLRSEILVNKNVLPTAEQALPGRETPMQLPEFHYVFKDTPLLGPFFEGAIDFAIFGLGCFWGAERRFWQREGVVSTVVGYAGGFTPNPTYEEVCSGLTGHTEVVLVAFDKDKVSYQELLAMFWELHNPTQGMRQGNDIGTQYRSAIYCTSPEQLEQAKASREAFQAELTKAGYGEITTEIDQAPTVYFAEAYHQQYLAKNPDGYCGIGGTGVCLPPSLQGN, encoded by the coding sequence ATGGTCCTGCGTTCGGAAATCTTAGTGAACAAAAACGTCCTGCCAACCGCGGAGCAAGCCCTGCCTGGCCGCGAGACGCCCATGCAGTTACCCGAGTTCCATTACGTGTTCAAGGACACCCCGCTGCTCGGCCCATTCTTCGAAGGCGCCATCGATTTCGCCATCTTCGGCCTTGGCTGCTTCTGGGGCGCCGAGCGGCGCTTCTGGCAGCGCGAAGGCGTGGTCAGCACAGTGGTCGGCTATGCAGGCGGATTTACCCCGAACCCAACCTACGAAGAGGTCTGCTCAGGCCTGACTGGCCACACCGAAGTGGTGTTGGTGGCGTTCGACAAGGACAAGGTCAGCTACCAGGAACTGCTGGCAATGTTCTGGGAGCTGCACAACCCGACCCAAGGCATGCGCCAGGGCAACGACATCGGCACCCAGTACCGCTCGGCCATCTACTGCACCAGCCCGGAACAACTCGAACAGGCCAAGGCCAGCCGCGAGGCCTTCCAGGCGGAGCTGACCAAGGCCGGTTACGGTGAAATCACCACCGAAATCGATCAGGCGCCAACCGTCTACTTCGCCGAGGCTTACCACCAGCAGTACCTGGCCAAGAACCCTGACGGCTACTGTGGCATCGGCGGCACCGGCGTATGCCTGCCACCCAGCCTGCAAGGCAACTGA